One window of Littorina saxatilis isolate snail1 unplaced genomic scaffold, US_GU_Lsax_2.0 SUPER_6_unloc_1, whole genome shotgun sequence genomic DNA carries:
- the LOC138954138 gene encoding protein TIS11-like, with the protein MSTAVMPSQVDVGESFYQNRRNSSSSACRMQQQQQYDRRHYFAITSAAATTSQPRHRNLSGPSATGTRPVTLDNRALATPPPTAPCSKDTRDSAHRKLDRSLSDSEDRINGNGGRGVNSARYKTELCRPFEESGHCKYGEKCQFAHGYHELRNLSRHPKYKTERCRTYHTIGFCPYGPRCHFIHNEEERNERVQCRKNSSNCNILQQQQQQQQRVSNPSTSGISQRPNNLCGLNSIGSSFESVSTSSSSPGNLSPSLTEDLFPSIGTFSPSSVDAVPSSVDSGSPRSSPVFNFPASDAVGVGSILKPLQVQTAQFYNNVVDMAALHFTMLNISQNQRNNVNNTFNTNLNVTANLSVTNRQQGLEPESVTGVEKVWPAAGVAFPPPSSSPVSSQSDDSMGSTGSLESPAHSPVDNSVHLVNSPLDVGRAMRLPIFNRLSAE; encoded by the exons ATGTCTACAGCAGTCATGCCGTCACAAGTGGATGTAGGAGAATCTTTTTATCAA AATCGCcgaaacagcagcagcagcgcctGCCGCatgcaacagcaacagcagtacGACAGGCGACACTATTTCGCCATCACCTCAGCCGCGGCAACGACGTCTCAGCCCCGACACCGCAACCTGTCCGGCCCCTCGGCCACGGGAACACGGCCCGTCACGCTGGACAATCGCGCTCTggccaccccaccccccacggCGCCGTGTAGTAAGGACACCCGGGACTCTGCTCACCGCAAGCTGGACCGAAGCTTGAGCGACAGCGAGGACCGCATCAACGGAAATGGTGGTCGTGGAGTAAACTCTGCTCGCTACAAGACAGAGTTGTGTCGGCCTTTCGAGGAGAGCGGTCACTGCAAGTACGGCGAGAAGTGTCAGTTCGCCCACGGCTATCACGAGCTGAGGAACCTGTCTCGCCACCCTAAGTACAAGACGGAGCGATGCCGGACGTACCACACCATCGGCTTCTGCCCCTACGGCCCCCGCTGCCATTTCATCCACAACGAAGAGGAGCGCAACGAACGGGTGCAGTGCCGAAAGAACTCCAGCAACTGCAACATCCtccagcaacaacagcagcagcagcagcgggtTTCAAATCCTTCCACATCGGGAATATCTCAGCGTCCTAACAATCTGTGTGGACTGAACTCAATCGGTTCCAGCTTCGAGTCTGTGTCGACCTCGTCCTCCTCCCCAGGCAATCTCTCCCCCAGCCTGACAGAGGACCTGTTCCCGTCCATCGGCACCTTCTCCCCCTCCTCTGTGGACGCCGTCCCCTCCTCCGTGGACTCTGGGTCTCCACGCTCCAGCCCCGTCTTCAACTTTCCCGCCTCGGACGCGGTGGGTGTGGGTTCGATCCTGAAGCCCCTGCAAGTGCAGACGGCGCAGTTCTACAACAACGTGGTGGACATGGCAGCCCTGCATTTTACCATGCTGAACATTTCCCAGAACCAGCGCAACAACGTCAACAACACATTCAACACCAATCTCAACGTCACCGCCAACCTGAGCGTCACCAACAGGCAGCAGGGGCTCGAACCCGAGTCTGTGACCGGTGTGGAAAAGGTGTGGCCCGCCGCTGGAGTGGctttcccccctccctcctcctctcccgTCTCCTCCCAGTCAGACGACAGCATGGGGAGTACGGGGAGCCTGGAGTCTCCTGCCCACAGTCCCGTGGACAACAGCGTCCACTTGGTCAACTCTCCCCTGGATGTTGGACGGGCCATGCGACTGCCCATCTTCAACCGACTGTCTGCCGAGTGA